The Streptomyces sp. HUAS MG91 sequence CTGCACGTGACCAAGCCCTCCGTGACCGCTGCGGACGCCGTCCGAACCGACCGCGCGGACACGAGCGACCGGAAGGTCACGGCGGTCACCGATGAGGACCTGCTCACCCTGGCCCGCCCCGCGGTCACCGAAGCCGGGCGCCTGACTCGGAAGGTCGTCGGCGACGCCATCCGCAGCCACGGACACGGCCTGAGCAACGACCGGCTGACCGAACTGATGGACCTCCTGCGCACCGAAGCCGACCAACCGAACGACGCCCGGACCGGCTGACCGGACAACTTCCCCCCGCGGGTGTCCCGAACTGCTCACGCGCCAGGGGCACCCGCCGTCTGCCGCCCTCTCACCGAATCGGAGATGCCCTTCATGCGTACCGCCCCAGCCACCCACGCCGAAGCCGACGCCTGGATCGCAGTCCTCACCGAGTACGGACACCTGCACCACGCCGAACCCGGCCCGGACGGCACCTGGACAGTGCAGCGCACCCCCACGAGCACGCCCCGCACCCTCCATCACCCTGTCCTCGCCCTCGACTTCGTCGCCGAGGTGCTGCGCGACGTACGCCGCAACGCCACTGGAATGCCCCGATGACGCACGCCGATCGGCCTGACGCTGCCATGGACCCGGGTGAAGCCCACTGCCTGGCACAGGGCCGAGCAAGCTGTACCTTCCGAAACTCCTCCGCAGCCCGAGGCTGCGGAGGAGTTTCGGAAGGGCTTACCCCAGCCGCCGGGACGGCAGGGGAGGCCCGGCACCAGGGGGCGCCGGACTCTGAGGCTGCGACCGAGGGCGGATCGCAGCCGGGGGGAGAAGACGACCAGCGCGCCGCAGTGCGCACGCGTCCCCGCCTGCGCCAGAGCGTGCTGCGCGACCAAGTCCGCAGCGTCCGCCTGACCCGTGACGAACTCGACCTCGTCCGCCAGGCCGCCGACTCCGTCGGCCTGAAGACCGCCGGGTTCCTCGCCGACGCCGCGGTCGCGGTCGCCCAGGTCCAAGGCGGCCCGAAGACCTGGCTGTTGGACCAGCGCGGTCGGGTCGAGGAACTCATGGTGGCCAGCGCCCAGCTCGCCCGCGCCGGCAACAACCTCAACCAGGTCGCCCGCGTCCTGAACTCCGGCGGTCACGCCGAGCACGCCGACGAAGCGGTCGCTCGCGTCCTACGCGCCGCCGCCCGAATCGAGACCGCTGCCATCGAACTGGCCCGGCGGTAAACCGTGGTCCCGGACGTCTCCACCGGTAGCCGCACGTATGGTCTCCTCGCCTATCTCTACGGCCCCGGACGCCGCGACGAGCACACCGACCCGCACCTCGTCGCGGCCTGGATGCCGGAACTCGCCCCCGACCCCGGACGCGACCCGGCCGCCACCCTCAAGCAGCTCACGGACCGACTCGACCTCCCCGTCCTGGCCCTCCCCAAGAACCGTCGCCCTGCCCGGCACGTGTGGCACTGCCCCGTGCGGACAGCGCCCGGTGACCGTCACCTCAGCGACACCGAGTGGGCCGAAGTCGCTCGCCGCATCGTCCACGCCACCGGCATCGCCGAGTACGGCGACGACAAGGCGTGCCGGTGGATTGCCGTGCGCCACGCCGACGACCACATCCACATCGTCGCCACTCTCAAACGCGAAGACGGCCGTAGCCCTCGCCGCCACCAGGACGGCATCCGTGCCCAGGCCGAGTGCCGCAAGATCGAAAAGGAGTGGGGTCTGCAGATCCTCAACGAGGGCGATGGCACTGCCGCCCAGCGCCCCACCAGCGCCGAGCGCGCCAAGGCCGAACGCACGGGACGCCCCGAACCGGCCCGCGAGACCCTCCGTGAACATGTACGGCAGGCCCTGGCCGGGGCCACCGACGAAGCCGAGTTCTTCCGGCGTCTCACCGAGGCCGGCCTTCGCCTAGACGTACGCCGCGCCCCCTCCGGCGACGCCCTCGGATACAAGGTTGCCCTCCCTGGCGACCGCAACCGCGACGGCCAGCCCATCTGGTTTCCGGGCTCCCGCCTCGCTCCCGATCTCTCCCTCCCGCAGATCCGCCGTCGCCTCCAGGACGGGCCGACGGAAGACGAAGCGCTATCTGCGGTACGCCCCGTCGAGCGCCCGGCCCGCGCTCGCCGAACGGCCACGCATGCCGCCGAGCAGTCGGTCACCCAACTCGCCGTCGGCGACGACGCGGTCGTCGCGGCACAGCTCGTCGGCATCGGAGAACTCCTCGACGCCGTCGCCCAGACCGCGCCTGCCTCCAGCCGCAGGGAACTCACCGAGGCTGCCCGCGCTTTCGAACGTGCCACCCGCTCCCACGTTCGCGCCGAACACGCCGAACACCGTGCTCTGCGTTCCGCCGCACGCGGCATCGTCCGCGCCGGTAACGCCCTGGGGAAAGGCGAAGACGGCGGCACCACCGCGATGCTCCTGTCCACGCTGACCCTCGCCACGATCGCGGCCATCCGCTGGCACTCCGCCCGCGGACATGCCCAGCAGGCAGCCGCTGCTCGGCAGGCCGCAGAGCACCTGCGCATCGCCTACCGCACCACCTCGACCACTCCCATGGCCACGATGCGGGAACAGGGCCGGCAACTCCCTGAGACCCAGCGAGACCGCTATGCCCACACCGTCGAAGACGCCCTGCCCGAACGGGCCCGGCGCCTTCAGCAGGAACCTGGCTGGGACGCGCTCACCGCCACGCTCGCCCAGGCCGAACAAGCCGGACACGCCCCCGAACGAATGCTCCAGCGGGCCATCGAGTGGCGGGAGTTGGAGACGGCGGACAACGTCTCCGACGTACTCGTGTGGCGTCTGCGCCGCATCGCCGACCTGCCCGCCGTGCCAGGGCCGAGCCGCACGGCGACGACACGTCGCGCACCGCGAGTACGACCGCGCACTCCTCAGGACCCGACGTGGACGCTGACGGTGCAGCCCGACCCGAACAACCCTCGTCGCCCCGGGCATCGCTCGTGACGGCACCGCAAAGGGGTGGACACCTTCAGGCGGCACCTGTTACGGCTGGTCAACAAGAGAACGAGGAGGATGAAGCCCCATGCTCAGTGAGGACGTTCGGACCCCCAGAACCCTTCCGCCGGCCAGCACCGGGCACGACGACCCCTTGCAGCGTCTGCAGCAGGAGCCGCAGCTCGGCGACGGCGTCATCCGCCTGCGCGCGACC is a genomic window containing:
- the mobC gene encoding plasmid mobilization relaxosome protein MobC, giving the protein MRTRPRLRQSVLRDQVRSVRLTRDELDLVRQAADSVGLKTAGFLADAAVAVAQVQGGPKTWLLDQRGRVEELMVASAQLARAGNNLNQVARVLNSGGHAEHADEAVARVLRAAARIETAAIELARR
- a CDS encoding relaxase/mobilization nuclease domain-containing protein; this encodes MVPDVSTGSRTYGLLAYLYGPGRRDEHTDPHLVAAWMPELAPDPGRDPAATLKQLTDRLDLPVLALPKNRRPARHVWHCPVRTAPGDRHLSDTEWAEVARRIVHATGIAEYGDDKACRWIAVRHADDHIHIVATLKREDGRSPRRHQDGIRAQAECRKIEKEWGLQILNEGDGTAAQRPTSAERAKAERTGRPEPARETLREHVRQALAGATDEAEFFRRLTEAGLRLDVRRAPSGDALGYKVALPGDRNRDGQPIWFPGSRLAPDLSLPQIRRRLQDGPTEDEALSAVRPVERPARARRTATHAAEQSVTQLAVGDDAVVAAQLVGIGELLDAVAQTAPASSRRELTEAARAFERATRSHVRAEHAEHRALRSAARGIVRAGNALGKGEDGGTTAMLLSTLTLATIAAIRWHSARGHAQQAAAARQAAEHLRIAYRTTSTTPMATMREQGRQLPETQRDRYAHTVEDALPERARRLQQEPGWDALTATLAQAEQAGHAPERMLQRAIEWRELETADNVSDVLVWRLRRIADLPAVPGPSRTATTRRAPRVRPRTPQDPTWTLTVQPDPNNPRRPGHRS